In a single window of the Gossypium hirsutum isolate 1008001.06 chromosome A13, Gossypium_hirsutum_v2.1, whole genome shotgun sequence genome:
- the LOC107935553 gene encoding origin of replication complex subunit 4 has protein sequence MGREKEKEKPSEKALNLLRSRLSDPNFIFRPLSDSPDSNYSKLKFIISTSVTEACNNSILLLGPHGSGKVAVLELVLSDLLQQYPEAISVIRLNGLLHSDDNCALKEIARQLCMEHQLLFSKVASFDDNSQFMIAMLRECGLAHKTIIFVLDEFDFFAQGKQRLLYSLLDAMQSVNSQAVVIGVSCRLDVDQLLEKRVRSRFSHRKLLFLSPSKEDTERFMEHILSLPMDSSLPHNYAAEFNGRLKKILSDERFKELIDTYLSFNFTIGHLVRFLFQAVSYMDLNAGFLSLGNLKTALSSNQRQLKLESIRDCSVLELYMMVCMKRLEVKEQTSYNFYSVMTEYKSIHDSFQTSDYYAANVCLRAFEHLLQCQLISFIDNKGHNQSVEFRPVKLLISSAELHQGLKSYQQCPAILLKLMDR, from the exons atgggaagagaaaaagagaaagaaaagccGTCTGAGAAAGCTCTAAATCTCCTTAGATCTCGTCTCTCTGACCCTAATTTCATCTTTCGACCCCTCTCCGATTCTCCTGACAGTAACTACAG CAAGTTGAAGTTTATAATTTCCACTTCAGTTACGGAAGCATGCAATAATTCGATTCTGCTTCTTGGTCCTCATGGGTCAGGGAAAGTCGCG GTTTTGGAACTTGTTCTCAGCGATCTTCTTCAGCAATATCCTGAAGCAATATCAGTG ATTAGACTGAATGGCCTTCTGCATAGTGATGACAATTGTGCACTTAAG GAAATTGCTCGACAGTTATGCATGGAACATCAACTTTTGTTCTCGAAAGTG GCATCATTTGATGACAACTCCCAGTTCATGATAGCAATGTTAAG GGAATGTGGATTAGCACATAAAACGATTATTTTTGTGCttgatgaatttgatttttttgctCAG GGAAAACAAAGATTACTTTATAGCTTGCTAGATGCAATGCAGTCCGTGAATTCACAAGCTGTTGTCATTGGTGTGAGCTGTCGACTG GATGTTGACCAGCTTCTTGAAAAAAGAGTGAGATCTCGTTTTTCACACAGAAAGCTGCTATTTCTTTCTCCCTCTAAAGAAGATACAGAAAG ATTCATGGAGCACATTTTGTCCTTGCCGATGGATTCAAGCCTTCCCCACAACTACGCTGCTGAATTTAATGGAAGGCTAAAA AAAATTTTATCAGATGAGAGATTCAAAGAACTGATTGATACCTATTTGAGTTTCAATTTCACAATTGGTCATCTGGTTAGGTTTCT ATTTCAAGCTGTTTCTTATATGGATTTGAATGCTGGGTTCCTTTCACTTGGGAACCTCAAAACTGCACTTTCCAGCAACCAGAGGCAGCTAAAGTTGGAAAGCATAAGAG ATTGCTCTGTATTGGAACTCTATATGATGGTATGCATGAAAAGGTTGGAAGTTAAGGAGCAGACCTCTTATAACTTCTATTCTGTTATGACAG AATACAAGAGCATACATGATTCATTCCAAACTTCTGACTACTACGCAGCAAATGTTTGTTTACGG GCATTTGAACACCTTCTACAATGTCAATTGATTAGTTTTATAGACAACAAAGGGCACAATCAATCTGTTGAATTTCGTCCTGTAAAGCTTCTAATTTCATCAGCTGAACTACATCAGGGGCTGAAGTCATACCAGCAGTGTCCT GCCATCCTTCTCAAATTAATGGATCGATAA